One Heliomicrobium gestii genomic region harbors:
- a CDS encoding class I SAM-dependent methyltransferase translates to MLSSHELRTALKVAAWIKEKKILVFGTGSGGQRFTEAVAPIGAMVIGYVDNNQAKWGTTFLDKPVFPPSRLTEAKSDEVVFIASTYYDAISQQLTEMGLRENIHFYDGLAVFSECYTCSETSKVRDDLRRFCVGNGLDIGFGGDPIVDSAICMDMPKRYVSYNYYPQHLHGDANHLCWFADESLDYIYSSHVLEDFRDTAQVLDEWLRVLKPGGHLILFLPDEPLYRQYCRERGEASNPYHIHEHFGPDYLKDILDGRDDVEIIHERYPSHIYNFEMVLRKKRASE, encoded by the coding sequence ATGCTTTCTTCCCATGAGTTGCGAACGGCCCTCAAGGTCGCCGCCTGGATCAAGGAAAAGAAGATCCTGGTCTTTGGGACCGGTTCGGGCGGGCAACGGTTTACCGAGGCGGTGGCCCCGATAGGCGCGATGGTGATCGGCTACGTCGATAACAACCAGGCGAAGTGGGGGACGACCTTTTTGGACAAGCCTGTGTTTCCCCCGAGCCGCCTCACGGAAGCAAAGAGCGATGAAGTCGTCTTCATCGCCAGTACATATTACGACGCCATCTCACAGCAGCTGACAGAGATGGGTCTCCGGGAGAACATCCACTTTTATGACGGCTTGGCCGTCTTTTCCGAATGCTACACCTGTTCCGAGACTTCGAAGGTGCGCGATGACCTGCGCCGCTTCTGTGTCGGCAACGGGCTGGACATCGGCTTTGGCGGCGATCCGATCGTCGACAGCGCCATCTGCATGGACATGCCCAAGCGCTATGTGAGCTACAACTACTACCCGCAACACCTGCACGGCGATGCCAACCATCTCTGCTGGTTTGCCGATGAATCCCTCGATTATATCTACTCGTCCCATGTGCTCGAGGATTTTCGCGATACCGCCCAGGTGCTCGACGAGTGGCTGCGGGTGCTCAAACCGGGCGGCCACCTGATCCTCTTTTTGCCCGATGAACCGCTGTATCGCCAGTATTGCCGCGAGCGGGGAGAGGCGTCCAACCCCTATCATATCCATGAGCACTTTGGCCCGGACTACCTCAAAGACATCCTCGACGGCCGTGACGATGTGGAAATCATCCATGAGCGCTATCCCAGCCACATCTATAACTTTGAGATGGTGTTGAGGAAGAAAAGGGCTTCGGAATGA